A portion of the Hoylesella buccalis ATCC 35310 genome contains these proteins:
- a CDS encoding 5'-nucleotidase C-terminal domain-containing protein — protein sequence MMQKRIVGACIGMCMVCASCVHQYQLTSVQRTRIVVDQRYDATHDKVVEMLMRPYKEDVDSLMGPVVGRVARDMSVKRPESTLSNLLSDILVWGAKKANDAPDFAVYNMGGIRAALVKGDVTIGDVVDVAPFENKLCLLTLTGAQVQQLFEQMASVGGEGVSREVRLVITKDGRLKSALIDGQKVNPNAKYRIATLDYLAQGNDKLVAFKHKTDVVSPQVHENNVRFIIIDYFKQLAAKHEEVDAKIEGRIVIE from the coding sequence ATGATGCAAAAACGAATAGTAGGAGCGTGCATCGGCATGTGCATGGTGTGTGCGTCGTGCGTACATCAGTACCAACTCACGAGTGTTCAGCGCACGCGTATCGTGGTAGACCAGCGCTATGATGCCACGCATGACAAGGTTGTTGAGATGCTGATGCGACCTTATAAAGAAGATGTTGACAGTCTCATGGGACCAGTTGTGGGACGTGTGGCTCGTGACATGAGTGTGAAACGACCTGAAAGCACGCTGTCAAACTTGTTGTCCGACATCCTGGTGTGGGGCGCAAAGAAAGCCAACGACGCACCCGATTTTGCCGTTTACAATATGGGTGGCATCCGTGCGGCATTGGTCAAGGGCGACGTAACCATTGGTGATGTGGTGGATGTGGCGCCCTTTGAGAACAAGCTTTGCCTGCTTACGCTCACCGGAGCGCAGGTTCAACAGCTCTTTGAGCAGATGGCTAGCGTGGGTGGTGAAGGCGTGAGCCGCGAGGTTCGGTTGGTGATTACCAAGGATGGACGACTTAAATCGGCCTTGATTGATGGACAAAAAGTGAATCCAAACGCTAAATACCGCATCGCAACCTTGGACTATCTCGCACAAGGCAATGACAAACTCGTGGCTTTCAAGCACAAGACGGATGTGGTGTCGCCACAGGTTCACGAGAACAACGTGCGCTTCATCATCATCGACTACTTCAAACAACTGGCGGCAAAGCATGAGGAAGTAGATGCGAAGATAGAAGGAAGAATTGTCATAGAATAG
- a CDS encoding anthranilate synthase component II — MTMCTLIIDNYDSFTYNLFHLLRAAAPENERFEVRKNDAISLSSLLQYRHIVASPGPGLPSEAGFLPKIFPVIEGKVPYLGVCLGHQALAEAYGAKLYQLPHPVHGGTSQVRVNDTSPLFKHLGQETTVARYHSWAVEKESLPRCLEVVSETSDGMVMALQHRNAPLFGVQFHPESFMTPCGLQMLQNFYNV, encoded by the coding sequence ATGACAATGTGTACCCTCATCATTGACAATTACGATTCGTTTACCTACAATCTCTTTCACCTTTTACGGGCAGCAGCACCTGAAAACGAGCGGTTTGAGGTGCGGAAGAACGATGCAATCTCACTTTCCTCCCTACTGCAATACCGCCATATCGTGGCCTCCCCCGGCCCCGGGCTGCCTTCAGAGGCGGGCTTTCTGCCTAAAATATTCCCTGTCATAGAGGGCAAGGTGCCCTATCTTGGCGTGTGTCTGGGCCACCAAGCCTTGGCGGAAGCTTACGGGGCAAAGCTGTACCAGCTGCCACACCCCGTGCACGGCGGCACCTCACAAGTGAGGGTTAACGACACATCACCGCTCTTCAAGCATCTTGGGCAGGAAACAACAGTGGCACGCTATCACTCATGGGCAGTGGAAAAGGAGAGCCTGCCTCGTTGCCTTGAGGTCGTCTCTGAAACCAGTGACGGCATGGTCATGGCTTTGCAACACCGGAACGCCCCGCTGTTTGGTGTCCAGTTCCACCCCGAATCGTTCATGACACCTTGCGGATTACAAATGCTCCAAAACTTCTATAACGTATGA
- a CDS encoding aminodeoxychorismate synthase component I, with protein sequence MKMTSPHTVARQMNRCAAAHTPFLFAFDFELENAIFMENPLEQQDILFRTPLGGNSTVKRKDIDTRLTAHPMSLEAYQQRFDTISHGLHRGDSFLANLTMQTPIACNASMLDIFETSRAPYCLLVPEHFVCFSPEIFVRIEGNTISTYPMKGTIDAALPNARETILNDPKETAEHVTVVDLLRNDLGLNANEVEVARFRYIDQIDTPQRSILQVSSEIKGTLNNGWQAKLGDIILSMLPAGSVSGAPKTATIHLIHKAEQGQKRGFYTGVFGYYDGERLDSGVLIRYIEKVQGKFYFRSGGGITVNSICLSEYNETIEKIYLPAT encoded by the coding sequence ATGAAAATGACCTCGCCCCACACTGTTGCCAGACAGATGAACCGCTGCGCGGCAGCCCATACACCTTTTCTCTTTGCCTTCGACTTTGAGCTTGAAAACGCCATATTCATGGAAAACCCGCTTGAACAGCAAGACATTCTCTTCCGGACACCCTTAGGAGGCAACAGCACCGTGAAGCGAAAAGACATAGACACACGCCTCACCGCTCACCCCATGAGCCTTGAGGCCTATCAACAACGCTTCGATACCATAAGCCATGGCTTGCACAGAGGCGACTCGTTCCTTGCCAATCTCACCATGCAAACACCCATTGCCTGCAACGCCTCGATGCTTGACATCTTCGAAACGTCGCGGGCCCCGTACTGCCTCCTTGTACCGGAGCACTTCGTTTGCTTCTCGCCAGAAATCTTTGTGCGTATCGAGGGCAACACCATCTCCACCTACCCGATGAAGGGAACAATAGATGCCGCGTTGCCAAATGCCAGGGAGACCATACTCAATGACCCGAAAGAAACGGCAGAGCACGTTACGGTGGTAGACTTGCTTCGCAATGACTTAGGACTGAATGCCAACGAGGTAGAGGTTGCACGATTCAGATATATCGACCAGATAGATACACCCCAACGCTCCATCCTGCAGGTAAGCAGCGAGATAAAAGGAACACTCAACAATGGCTGGCAGGCGAAACTGGGCGACATCATCCTCTCAATGCTTCCCGCAGGCTCTGTCTCAGGTGCGCCAAAGACGGCCACCATCCACCTTATCCACAAAGCAGAGCAGGGGCAAAAGCGTGGCTTCTACACGGGCGTGTTTGGATATTACGATGGCGAGCGGCTCGACAGTGGCGTGCTCATTCGCTATATAGAGAAGGTACAGGGCAAATTCTACTTCCGCAGTGGTGGCGGAATCACCGTGAACAGCATCTGCCTGTCAGAGTATAACGAAACAATAGAGAAGATCTACCTCCCCGCGACATGA
- a CDS encoding aminotransferase class IV, with amino-acid sequence MIQFLETIRLVDGVLQQLDLHQQRVDRTLKAHYDTRINLSRIRIPHACHKGVYKCRVVYDTEIREIDFQPYILRPRMIVKVVNGDDIDYPYKYADRTPINTLWHGAQADDVIILKNGLLTDSAYANIILQNDDGLFTPTRPLLCGTMRQRLLDEQAILTRDIGATQLSDYQYIHFVNAMQPLGCQPPMAVKDLVL; translated from the coding sequence ATGATACAATTCCTTGAGACAATCCGCCTTGTGGACGGAGTCCTGCAACAGCTCGACTTGCACCAACAACGTGTTGACCGCACGCTAAAGGCACACTACGACACAAGAATAAATCTCTCCCGCATCAGGATACCGCATGCCTGCCACAAAGGTGTCTACAAATGTAGGGTGGTATACGATACGGAAATACGGGAAATAGACTTTCAGCCTTATATCCTCAGACCCCGCATGATAGTAAAGGTAGTCAATGGCGATGACATTGACTATCCATACAAGTATGCCGACCGTACACCCATCAACACATTGTGGCACGGCGCACAGGCAGACGATGTCATCATCCTCAAGAACGGGCTCCTCACCGACAGCGCGTATGCCAACATCATCCTACAAAACGACGACGGACTATTCACCCCTACCCGTCCGCTCCTCTGTGGGACGATGCGCCAACGTCTGCTCGACGAGCAGGCTATCCTCACCAGGGATATCGGTGCAACTCAACTCTCAGATTACCAATACATCCACTTCGTCAATGCCATGCAACCTTTGGGATGCCAGCCTCCAATGGCTGTAAAAGACCTGGTTTTGTGA
- the rplS gene encoding 50S ribosomal protein L19, which yields MDLIKVAEEAFATGNEFPEFKAGDTITVAYKIVEGAKQRIQLYRGVVIKISGHGTKKRFTVRKMSGTVGVERIFPIESPNIDSIEVNKRGKVRRAKLYYLRGLTGKRARIQERRTVTNK from the coding sequence ATGGATTTAATTAAAGTTGCTGAAGAAGCATTTGCAACCGGCAATGAGTTTCCAGAGTTCAAAGCTGGAGATACTATTACTGTCGCTTACAAAATCGTCGAGGGAGCCAAGCAGCGTATTCAGCTCTACCGTGGTGTTGTCATCAAGATTTCAGGACATGGCACCAAGAAGCGTTTCACCGTTCGCAAGATGTCCGGAACAGTAGGCGTTGAGCGTATTTTCCCTATCGAGTCACCCAACATCGACTCTATTGAAGTGAACAAACGCGGTAAAGTACGTCGTGCTAAGCTGTACTATCTGCGTGGCCTTACAGGTAAGAGGGCTCGCATTCAGGAAAGAAGAACGGTTACAAACAAGTAA
- a CDS encoding phosphoribosylaminoimidazolecarboxamide formyltransferase yields MKELALKYGCNPNQKPSRIYMEEGELPITVLNGRPGYINFLDALNSWQLVKELKAATGVPSAASFKHVSPAGAAIGLPLNDTLKRIYFVDDVKMELSPLACAYARARGADRMCSYGDFVALSDTCDAATATLIKREVSDGVIAPGYTPEALDILKQKRKGTYNVIQIDANYVPAPIERRQIFGITFEQGRNDIKLDDDLLFMHIPTKNKHFSDEAKRDLIIALIILKYTQSNSVCYVKDGQAIGIGAGQQSRIHCTRLAGQKADTWWLRQCPKVMDLPFKKDIRRADRDNTIDQYIGDECEDLLQDGTWQHFFTTKPAPLTADEKKAWIAQNKQVALGSDAFFPFGDNIERAHKSGVAYIAQAGGSIRDDHVIETCDKYGIAMAMTGVRLFHH; encoded by the coding sequence ATGAAAGAATTAGCATTGAAGTACGGATGCAATCCCAACCAAAAGCCTTCCCGCATTTATATGGAAGAAGGCGAGTTACCCATAACAGTCTTGAACGGCCGACCAGGCTACATCAATTTCCTCGATGCCCTGAATAGTTGGCAGCTGGTAAAAGAGTTAAAAGCAGCAACCGGCGTGCCATCGGCAGCCTCGTTCAAGCATGTATCGCCGGCAGGAGCCGCCATCGGACTTCCTTTGAACGACACTTTGAAGCGGATTTACTTTGTTGACGACGTCAAGATGGAACTTTCGCCGCTGGCATGTGCCTACGCCAGGGCACGCGGAGCCGACCGCATGTGCTCGTATGGCGACTTTGTAGCACTGAGCGACACCTGCGATGCTGCCACCGCCACATTGATTAAGCGGGAGGTGAGCGATGGCGTTATCGCACCCGGTTATACGCCTGAGGCGCTCGACATCTTAAAACAAAAGCGCAAAGGCACCTATAATGTCATCCAAATAGATGCCAATTACGTTCCCGCACCCATCGAACGGCGACAGATTTTCGGCATTACCTTCGAGCAGGGACGCAATGACATCAAGCTTGATGACGATTTACTCTTCATGCATATCCCCACCAAAAACAAGCATTTCAGCGATGAAGCCAAGCGAGATCTCATCATCGCCCTCATCATCCTCAAATACACCCAGAGCAACAGCGTATGCTATGTAAAGGACGGACAGGCCATCGGCATCGGTGCCGGACAGCAGAGCCGCATCCATTGCACACGCCTGGCGGGGCAAAAAGCCGACACATGGTGGCTTCGCCAATGCCCAAAGGTCATGGATTTGCCCTTCAAGAAAGATATTCGCCGTGCCGACCGTGACAACACCATTGACCAGTACATTGGTGACGAATGCGAAGATTTGCTGCAAGACGGCACTTGGCAACACTTCTTCACCACCAAACCTGCACCGCTCACCGCAGATGAAAAGAAGGCCTGGATAGCCCAAAACAAGCAAGTGGCCTTGGGTAGCGACGCCTTCTTCCCCTTCGGTGACAACATTGAGCGCGCGCACAAAAGCGGTGTAGCGTACATCGCTCAAGCCGGAGGCTCCATTCGCGACGACCATGTGATTGAGACATGCGATAAATATGGTATCGCCATGGCCATGACAGGCGTCCGACTGTTCCATCATTAA